The genomic interval TTTTAAGGTACTCTCTCAGTGGAAGACATCCCGGAAGATGCATCCAGGTGTGTCCTGCCCCCACCGAATCCCCGCTGAAAAGCAGCCTGTTTTCTCTGTCCAGAAGAGCGATCGACCCTGGTGTGTGTCCCGGGACTTCGATCACCTCGAGCGTTCTTCCACCAAGATCGAAACTGTCTCCCTCTCTCACGTCCAGAAAGTTTTTGTAATCCACCTGTATTTTGAACAGTTCTATGATCTGAAGGTCCCTGTGGTTGAGATACACCTTTTCGAACTGGTTTGCCTGCATGATGTGATCCCAGTGGGCGTGGGTGAGAACAACTTCGATGGGTTTTTCCGTGATGGATCTTATGAAACCTTTCAGGTCACCTTCTCCCATACCGGTGTCTATGAGGAGGGCTTTCTCTTCTCCCACTACCAGGTACATACTGTCTCCCCTGTAGTCGGCGATGTGCCATACACCGGGCTCGAGCAAGGTGCAGGTGTACTCGTTTTTCCTCATCTTTTCACCTCCAGAAGTTTTGGCAAAACCACAAGACTCATGAAAGAGCTCACGGTCATCGTGACCCACATGATTGCGACAAGATAAGTGTGGAACGTGAAGGGTGACAGAATCAGAGCGGAAAGCCCCACAGAAAGACCAAAGGCGTTTGCCAGAATTGGTGTGGATGCGATCTTTACCGTCTTTTCCAGATCCCTGTAATATCTGAACAGCTCCGTCACATGTATGGCGTAATCTATTCCAACCCCGATCACTATTCCGGCCATGTTTGCCGTGATCAGGTTCAGAGGAATCCCAGAAAGCCCCATGAAACCAAAAAGAGACACAAGCGAGATCAGAACAGGAACGATCGCCTTTGCTGGAATGACAAAACTTCTCTGAAACAGAACAAGAAGGAGAAAGACCATGCTGACAGCAAGCACCACCGAAAGTACCTGCTGATGAACGATCGAGTCGTTCATCTCTTTTATGATGTAGGGAAGCCCCGTCACCTGAAAGCCGCTTTCTTTCACTATGTGTTCCACTTCCTCGAGAGTGTTTCTGTCGAGGTTATCCAGAAAGATGAAAGCCCTTCCTGTGCTTTCGGATAGAAAGTTGTTCGTGTACTCCTCTGGAAGAAGTCTTTTGAGTATCAGCGCCCTTGCAAGGATTTTCGGGTAACCTTCTTCTTTGAAGAGATGTTCGTTCATCTTCACAAGGATATCGTAGACGGAAAAGGCATCGTATCCTTTGCTCTTCAGTTTTTCTTCCATCGAAAGGACCTTCCGGGCAAAGTCTGGAGAGAGCAGATTCTCTGACTCGAAAACGGCATAAACGGGCAGAGCCCTTCCGAAGATCTCTTCTATCTTCTCCACGTTCTTTCTGACCCTTGTGTAGCCTTTGTAGAGTTTCAGAATGTTGAGGTCTGCCTTCAGAAGGAATGTGCCTGGAAGGAAGGCGAAAAGAACCACCAGTGTGATGATCCACGCTCGCTTTGAAAGTCTTTGAAAAAGCCGGGCCAGGCTGCTTTCCTTCTTTTTGATCTCAACATCTTCCATTCCTGACAGTATTACGGGAAGTACGATCCACGTTGAAATTCCCGCAAGACCGATTCCAGCGGCGGCGAGGAGTCCCATCTGTTTCATGGACTGAGAGTTCAAAGTGAGAAAAGAGAGAAATCCTGCCATCGTGGTGAGTGTGGTGAGGATCATCGCCCTTCCAACACTCTCGAGAGTATCTTTGATGGCGTTGAACGTATTCTCTCCCTCTTTCTTTCGTTCCAGAAAGTGCGAGACGAAGTGAAGCCCATCGGCACTTCCCATGACGATGGTGAATATGGGAACCAGAACCGTGATGATGGAAAGGTTCTGTCCCATCCATCCCATCACGTAGCCAAGCGTCCAGAGGGCGGCGAATCCCGCCGGTATCAAAGATAAAATAGCGTACCTGAACCTTCCAAGTTGTACTCTGAAGACGTTCAGAAGAAGAACAACGGCGAGTGGAGGAAGCGTGAATATCATGAACAGAAGATAGCGAAATATCTGGTCTTCCAGATACTGTGTTCCAGAGAGGTAATGTTCATATCCTGAAAGAGCACTTTCGATTTCATCGGGATTTACACTGTTTCTGGGAAGTATCATGAAGAGGGAGTAGTATCCATCTTCCATTTTCCTCACGTTGAGGAAGTCTTTCATGTTTTCAACATAGTTTAGAAAGTCTCTGTACTGCTCTTCGGACATGTTTTTTGTCTCCACTAGCCTGAAGCCAGCGGGAAACTTCTCCGGAATGGGTGGTATGACTGTCTTTACACCTTCAACGGAGGAGAGTTTTTCCTTTATTTCAAAGATCTCATCTATTCCTTCTCTGCTCAGGGGATCGACGCTCGTCTTCACCATCACCACAAGCTGTTCTCCTGTTTTGAAGACACCGTTCATCTTCTCGTATATCTCTTTCTGACGGGATTTCTGAGGCATCAGAATGGAAAACTCAGTTGTGAAGTGAAGCCTGAAAAGCCCAAAGAGTGCTAAAATGTTCAGTACCAGCACCACAGCGAAGATCTTCTTTCTGTTTTTGAAAACAAAAGAGGTGTACTCTTCGAACAAAGGTGTCACCTCCCGTGGACTTTATTTTATCAGGAAGGACGGTGAAAAAGCATGTGGGATGTCTTTGAACACTTCGTGA from Thermotoga sp. Mc24 carries:
- a CDS encoding MBL fold metallo-hydrolase, with the protein product MRKNEYTCTLLEPGVWHIADYRGDSMYLVVGEEKALLIDTGMGEGDLKGFIRSITEKPIEVVLTHAHWDHIMQANQFEKVYLNHRDLQIIELFKIQVDYKNFLDVREGDSFDLGGRTLEVIEVPGHTPGSIALLDRENRLLFSGDSVGAGHTWMHLPGCLPLREYLKSLKKLREIDGFEKIYHGHLSGTQLKPFGPDYLEDLIKAVEGVIDGSLKGEPYPYGNFKGLYATCGTAVLVYNPEKV
- a CDS encoding efflux RND transporter permease subunit, with product MFEEYTSFVFKNRKKIFAVVLVLNILALFGLFRLHFTTEFSILMPQKSRQKEIYEKMNGVFKTGEQLVVMVKTSVDPLSREGIDEIFEIKEKLSSVEGVKTVIPPIPEKFPAGFRLVETKNMSEEQYRDFLNYVENMKDFLNVRKMEDGYYSLFMILPRNSVNPDEIESALSGYEHYLSGTQYLEDQIFRYLLFMIFTLPPLAVVLLLNVFRVQLGRFRYAILSLIPAGFAALWTLGYVMGWMGQNLSIITVLVPIFTIVMGSADGLHFVSHFLERKKEGENTFNAIKDTLESVGRAMILTTLTTMAGFLSFLTLNSQSMKQMGLLAAAGIGLAGISTWIVLPVILSGMEDVEIKKKESSLARLFQRLSKRAWIITLVVLFAFLPGTFLLKADLNILKLYKGYTRVRKNVEKIEEIFGRALPVYAVFESENLLSPDFARKVLSMEEKLKSKGYDAFSVYDILVKMNEHLFKEEGYPKILARALILKRLLPEEYTNNFLSESTGRAFIFLDNLDRNTLEEVEHIVKESGFQVTGLPYIIKEMNDSIVHQQVLSVVLAVSMVFLLLVLFQRSFVIPAKAIVPVLISLVSLFGFMGLSGIPLNLITANMAGIVIGVGIDYAIHVTELFRYYRDLEKTVKIASTPILANAFGLSVGLSALILSPFTFHTYLVAIMWVTMTVSSFMSLVVLPKLLEVKR